One segment of Thermococcus sp. AM4 DNA contains the following:
- a CDS encoding CGP-CTERM sorting domain-containing protein, producing MRARFSIFIFAFALLLPVPLTQGVSIWEGLMDRPIYYINVEGYSFTRVPPWNPFNDSSITWINIGYEYNETHTLNWYYEGGKWKEGFFRKSGNPKPFRLSDWNLSKVLGEYQWGIQNYLPNLTVKSSGVTWNRGYWNSSIGRWDAVITANHIKITLNTFACEGSGECDEYITFECWRNETNVTCKWGKPVFKMYPNRPPIGKETTESKSTAKEENKICGPALLVGLVLVPLLIKRVKR from the coding sequence ATGAGGGCTCGCTTTTCGATTTTTATTTTTGCTTTTGCCTTATTACTCCCAGTCCCATTAACCCAAGGTGTAAGCATTTGGGAGGGTTTGATGGATAGGCCTATTTATTACATCAACGTCGAGGGGTACAGTTTTACTAGGGTTCCACCATGGAATCCCTTCAACGATTCCTCAATAACATGGATTAACATAGGCTACGAGTACAACGAGACTCACACTTTGAACTGGTACTATGAGGGAGGAAAATGGAAGGAAGGGTTTTTCCGAAAATCCGGGAATCCAAAGCCTTTCAGACTCTCGGATTGGAACCTGTCAAAAGTTCTCGGGGAATACCAATGGGGTATTCAAAATTACCTGCCAAATCTTACTGTGAAATCCTCTGGTGTAACATGGAATAGAGGCTACTGGAACAGCTCAATAGGCAGGTGGGATGCAGTAATCACGGCGAACCACATCAAAATAACATTAAACACATTTGCCTGTGAGGGTTCTGGAGAGTGCGATGAGTACATTACCTTCGAATGCTGGAGAAATGAGACTAATGTAACTTGCAAGTGGGGAAAACCAGTCTTCAAGATGTATCCCAACAGACCACCAATAGGAAAGGAAACAACTGAAAGCAAAAGCACAGCAAAAGAAGAAAACAAAATCTGCGGACCAGCTTTGTTAGTTGGATTAGTATTGGTTCCCCTCCTGATAAAGCGGGTGAAGAGGTGA
- a CDS encoding MFS transporter, whose protein sequence is MLSGYGRDAKILIGANALGQTFLWFSFFIMPFYLKALGYDMKAMGAFFSVQTIVGGLFFLLAGHVSLHLGYRKTLLLSALIGLIGRLLQVLALNTTVLFLGFVLVGVNMGLRQPNYNAYLSELVPDERRHEAFSKSFGLGTLFNSLGVLLAGFLPGYLMGLSLAEETAYRITFSLSILQFVFVVPALLLVRDVEVREKRIKWERSLVLKILKFSLPSALIGLGAGITIPFMSIYFKLKFGETLQAISWIFFFQQLAMGLGSFGLPELVRRWGPVKVITSFQGTATFLFAIFPSIETFALAGAVYVLRAILMNIIWPIYSSFMMGFFKTEEKATANGIQQAFSTFMRGVGNSIGGTLFAVSLAYPFYATALLYATATAMFYAFFIKHNEE, encoded by the coding sequence ATGCTCTCGGGATACGGCAGGGACGCGAAGATACTCATAGGCGCCAACGCACTGGGCCAGACGTTCCTCTGGTTCTCTTTCTTTATAATGCCCTTCTACCTCAAGGCCCTCGGCTACGACATGAAGGCGATGGGAGCCTTCTTCTCCGTTCAAACGATAGTCGGCGGTCTCTTCTTCCTTCTCGCCGGGCACGTTTCTCTCCACCTCGGCTATCGAAAGACCCTGCTCCTGAGCGCGCTCATCGGGCTCATCGGAAGGCTCCTCCAGGTGCTCGCGTTGAACACAACGGTCCTCTTCCTCGGCTTCGTCTTGGTGGGAGTCAACATGGGGCTGAGACAGCCGAACTACAACGCCTACCTGAGCGAGCTGGTGCCCGATGAAAGGAGGCACGAGGCGTTTTCCAAGAGCTTCGGGCTGGGAACGCTCTTCAACTCCCTTGGCGTCCTCTTGGCGGGTTTCCTGCCGGGCTACCTCATGGGGCTATCCCTCGCTGAGGAGACCGCCTACAGGATAACCTTCTCGCTCTCGATACTCCAGTTCGTCTTCGTCGTTCCGGCTCTGCTCCTCGTGAGGGACGTTGAGGTCAGGGAGAAGAGGATAAAGTGGGAGAGAAGCTTGGTCCTCAAAATCCTCAAGTTCTCGCTCCCAAGCGCGCTCATAGGTCTCGGCGCGGGGATAACGATACCCTTCATGAGCATCTACTTCAAACTCAAGTTCGGGGAAACGCTCCAGGCGATAAGCTGGATTTTCTTCTTCCAGCAACTGGCGATGGGCCTCGGCTCCTTCGGCTTGCCTGAACTCGTGAGGAGATGGGGGCCGGTAAAGGTCATAACGTCCTTCCAGGGGACGGCGACGTTCCTTTTCGCGATATTCCCCTCGATAGAGACGTTTGCACTCGCGGGGGCGGTCTACGTCCTCAGGGCGATACTCATGAACATCATCTGGCCGATATACAGCTCCTTCATGATGGGCTTCTTCAAAACCGAGGAGAAGGCAACGGCCAACGGGATACAGCAGGCATTCTCGACCTTCATGCGCGGAGTGGGCAACTCAATCGGCGGGACCCTCTTCGCGGTTTCGTTGGCCTATCCTTTCTACGCCACCGCGCTCCTCTACGCCACTGCAACCGCGATGTTCTACGCCTTCTTCATAAAGCACAACGAAGAATGA
- a CDS encoding indolepyruvate oxidoreductase subunit beta → MEFNLIITGVGGQGGLTLSRIVGNSAMVEGYNVRIGETLGMSQRYGSVLSYLRFGEEVYSPLIEEGKANLMLALEPAEALRNARFLGKDSVAIVNAYPIHTATTLVGKERYPELDEIEKALGRICPVHMMNFQREADRINPRTLGVLMLGYAYGKGLIPLKRESLLEGIRLTLREKLWEMNFKAFERGEELAKA, encoded by the coding sequence ATGGAATTCAACCTCATCATTACCGGAGTCGGCGGTCAGGGAGGCCTTACCCTCTCGAGAATCGTTGGAAACTCTGCCATGGTCGAGGGCTACAACGTTCGCATCGGCGAGACCCTCGGAATGAGCCAGCGCTACGGTAGCGTGCTCAGCTACCTCCGCTTTGGAGAGGAAGTTTATTCGCCCCTCATCGAGGAGGGCAAAGCCAACCTCATGCTCGCCCTTGAGCCTGCCGAGGCTTTAAGGAACGCGCGTTTTCTCGGAAAGGACAGTGTTGCCATAGTGAACGCCTACCCCATTCACACGGCGACGACCCTCGTCGGGAAGGAGCGCTATCCGGAGCTCGATGAAATCGAAAAAGCCCTCGGGAGAATCTGCCCGGTCCACATGATGAACTTCCAGCGCGAGGCAGACAGGATAAACCCGAGAACTTTGGGCGTTCTGATGCTCGGCTACGCCTACGGGAAGGGCCTGATACCCCTCAAGCGTGAGAGCCTTCTTGAGGGAATAAGGCTGACTCTCCGCGAGAAGCTCTGGGAGATGAACTTTAAAGCTTTTGAGCGTGGTGAGGAGCTGGCCAAAGCTTGA
- a CDS encoding DUF1464 family protein, with product MVKAIGIDSGTKSMDLFGFDDETGDVIVDVSVDRNRVTENPAIIVELLREVQKEHGKIDAIVGPCGYGIPLKPAREATDAEIALATFITEADVKRRLKIVGLRELMLLLRKAKDLNVYFTPGVIHLPTVPEWRKANRIDLGTADKVFTVALAMVREAERKGIPYSETNLIAVEVGFAYTSAMAVKNGQIVDAMAGTAGFPGYLGMGFMDGELAYALANALDDFGKLVLFQGGASYVAGIDPFSVSPEDFVKLAKEDERVAKGYSAMIEAIVKDVFSLLPSVKPESIYISGRFSRIPEFFSDVKEALEDAFGRYGFSVEVLKLQSRAKAKEAAEGSAIIANGIAGGIYKELVESLRLRESGGSIFDWVNLKGREKLRIFEELIL from the coding sequence GTGGTTAAGGCGATAGGTATAGACTCCGGGACGAAGAGCATGGATTTGTTCGGCTTCGACGACGAGACCGGGGATGTAATCGTCGACGTCTCCGTGGACAGGAACAGGGTAACCGAAAACCCGGCTATAATCGTTGAACTCCTCCGCGAGGTTCAGAAGGAGCACGGGAAGATTGACGCCATCGTCGGTCCCTGTGGCTACGGGATACCGCTCAAACCCGCAAGGGAAGCCACCGATGCCGAGATAGCTTTAGCTACGTTCATAACCGAGGCCGACGTTAAGAGGAGGCTCAAGATAGTCGGTTTGAGGGAGCTCATGCTTCTCCTCAGGAAAGCCAAGGATTTGAACGTCTACTTCACCCCCGGCGTCATACACCTCCCGACCGTCCCGGAGTGGCGGAAGGCCAACAGGATAGACCTCGGAACGGCCGACAAGGTTTTCACCGTTGCCCTCGCGATGGTGAGGGAGGCTGAGAGAAAGGGAATCCCCTACTCTGAGACGAACCTCATAGCGGTTGAGGTCGGCTTCGCCTACACCTCCGCGATGGCCGTCAAGAACGGCCAAATCGTTGACGCGATGGCCGGAACGGCAGGCTTCCCCGGCTACCTCGGGATGGGCTTTATGGACGGCGAATTAGCGTATGCATTGGCTAACGCCCTCGACGACTTCGGAAAGCTCGTCCTCTTCCAGGGTGGCGCGTCCTACGTTGCCGGGATAGACCCGTTCTCGGTTTCGCCAGAGGATTTCGTAAAGCTCGCGAAGGAGGACGAGAGGGTCGCGAAGGGCTACAGCGCCATGATAGAGGCCATCGTCAAGGACGTCTTCTCACTGCTTCCCTCTGTTAAACCCGAGAGCATCTACATCAGCGGTCGCTTCTCGCGGATTCCGGAGTTCTTCAGCGACGTCAAGGAAGCCCTTGAGGATGCTTTCGGGCGCTACGGCTTCTCGGTCGAGGTTCTCAAGCTCCAGAGCAGGGCGAAGGCCAAGGAAGCGGCCGAGGGAAGCGCGATAATAGCCAACGGCATAGCCGGTGGAATCTACAAAGAACTCGTTGAGAGCCTAAGGCTGAGGGAGAGCGGTGGCTCAATCTTTGACTGGGTAAACCTGAAGGGCCGTGAAAAGCTCAGAATTTTCGAGGAGCTAATCCTCTGA